Below is a genomic region from Helicobacter pylori.
AATCCCTGAGGGCATTGATGATCAAAACCGCATGGTGTTTAAAAATAAAGGCAATGAATACGAGAAGGGGAAAAGAGGGGATTTGTATTTAGAAGCGCGAGTCAAAGAAGATGAGCATTTCAAGCGCGAAGGCTGTGATTTGTTCATTGAAGCGCCGGTGTTTTTCACCACTATCGCTTTGGGGCATACGATTAAAGTGCCGTCTTTAAGAGGAGGCGAATTGGAATTAAAAATCCCTAGAAACGCCAAAGACAGGCAAACTTTTGCGTTTAGAAACGAGGGCGTGAAGCACCCTGAAAGCTCTTATAGGGGGAGTTTGATTGTGGTGTTGCAAGTGATTTATCCTAAAAGCTTGAATAAAGAGCAGCAAGGGTTATTGGAAAAATTGCATGCGAGTTTTGGCTATGAGGGCGAACCGCATAAAAGCGTTTTAGAAACCTGTATTTCTAAAATTAAAGATTGGTTTAAATAAAAGGTTGTTGATGCATGATTTTCTAAAAGCCTTCAAAGACGCTTTCCCTCATACCATTTCTATCTTTTTAGGGTATTTGCTTATGGGAATGACTTTTGGAATGCTTTTAGTCCAGCATGGCTATGATTATAAAGTCGCTTTGTTCATGTCGTTATTCATCTATGCTGGGGCGGTGCAATTTGTAGCGATCACGCTTTTAAGCGCGCAAGCGAGCTTGATGAATGTCGTTATTGTGAGCTTGCTAGTGAATGCGAGACAGACTTGTTATGCGCTTTCCATGCTAGATCGATTTAAAAACACCCAATGGCGTTTGCCCTATTTAGCGCATGCGCTCACGGATGAAACCTTTGCTTTATTGAATTTATACGCTCCTAAAGAGGGGGTTAGTGAAAAAGACTTTATTTTTAGCATTTCCTTACTCAACCACTCTTATTGGATTTTTGGCTCGTTGGTGGGTTCGTTGGTGGGTTCGCATTTTTCTTTTGACACTCAAGGCATGGAATTTGTGATGACAGCGATTTTTATCGTGCTGTTTATGGAGCAATACAAACGCACCACGAACCATAAAAACGCATGGCTTGGGATTATTATTGCGGTTGTTTGTTTAGCGCTCTTTGGGACTGAATACTTTTTGCTCATCGCTTTAGTTTTAATGGTGCTTGTTCTTATTTTGTTTAGAAAGCGGTTAGAATGTTGATGCATTCTATACTCATTATTTTAGTCATCATATTAACGACTTATTTCACGCGCATCTGGCCTTTTATGGTGTTTAATTCTAAAAACCCACCCAACGACTTTGTGCGTTATTTGGGTAGGGCTTTATCATGCTCAGTGATAGGCATGCTCGTGATCTATTGTTTTAAAGACATTCACATTTTAAAACCCCCTTATGGGATCAATGAAATCACCGCTTTTTTATCCGTTATCCTTTTGCACCGCATTTTTAAGGTGTTTGTTTTAAGCATCACGCTCCCTACCATTCTTTATATGGTTTTAGTCCAAAGCCATGCGTTAGAAAAGGTTTTTTTTAATATTCATGTTTCCTAACCCTAGCGTTTTTGATCACAAAATACGCCGTAGGGATAATAAAAAGCGTTAAAACAACGCTGCTTATCATGCCCCCTAGCATGGGCGCAGCGATGGATTTCATGATTTCACTTCCTGTGCCATGGCTATACATGATCGGAATGAGTGAAGCTAAAATGCTAAAAAAGGTCATAAGCTTGGGCCTTACCCTAAGCACCGCCCCATGCATGATAGCCTCTTTTAAAGCGGCGCTATTTTGCTCTTTTAAAGGGGTTTTGATGAATTTTTGAAACGCATCCTCTAAATAAATAATCATCACAATAGCCGTTTCGCTCGCTACCCCTAAAAGGGCTAAAAAGCCCACTAACGCCGCCACGCTCATGTTAAAACCCATGAGATTCATAAAAATCAACCCCCCCAAAAACGCAAAAGGCAGAGTGAAAAAGCATAATAAGGAATTAGTGAGATTCTTTAAAGCAAAGACAATTAAAATAAAAATGATAAACACGCTCACCGGCACGATGTATTGTAAGGTTTTAAACGCTTCTTCTAAATACTGGCTTTCGCCGCTGAATTCATAATAATACCCGTTAGGCAATTGGATTTTTTCTAGCGCTTTTATCGCTAGTTGTCTGTAAGCATCAGAGCTGATACCATTTTGCGGAACAATATAAATAAAATTCACATTCAAGCCCTTTTCGCTTTTTAGCACCGCTGGCGAGTTGTCGTAATAGATGCGGGCTAACTCCCTTAAGGGCATGTAATTGTAAGCGGTTTTGATGTAGAGGTTTTTTAATTTTTCAATGGTGTTTCTTTCGGTGTCTTCTAAGCGTAAAGAAATGGGATAACTTTCTACGCCCTTAATCATGGTAGTGAGCGTGGCTCCGCCTAGAGCGAATTTAATCGCATCTAACACAGCACTTTTATTGATGCCATAACGAGCCAGATTTTCATCGTTCAAATCCAGCGTAATGTAGTAGCCGTTATTGGATCGCTCAGCAAAAACGGACAAACTCTCTTTTAGGGTTTTGAGCTGTTGTTCCATAAGGATCGCTAATTCTTGTAATTTATCCGTGTCATTACCATAGAGCTTGATGCCTAGGGGCGTTCTAATCCCGGTTAAGAGCATGTCCGTTCTCCCACGAATGGGGTAAGTCCATGAATTGGTCAAGCCTTTTAATTGCAGGGTTTTTTCTAATTTATCCCTAACTTCTTTATAACTGAGCTTTTCTTTCCATTCGTTTTGTGGCTTTAATTCAATGTAGGTTTCTATCATTCCTAAACCAGCTGCATCGGTGCTGGTGTTAGCGCGCCCCACCTTACCAAAAACCTGTTTGACAAAATCCAATCGCTTGATAGCGCTATTACTTTTTTTCAAATATTCTAAAGCGGTGTCAATGCCCACGCCATTAAGCGTTACAGGCATATACATGATTACCCCTTCATTGATTTGAGGGATAAATTCCCAGTTGAGTTTTTTATACGCTAGATACAAGCCTCCTAGACCCACAACGCTCGCTATTAAAAAAGCGTATCTGAATTTAAGCACAACCTTCAAACTCACGCCATAAATTTTCATGAAAAAAGCGTTAATGGGGTTTTTAGACTCTTCTAAAATCCGCCCTTTAATGAGCCATACCATTAAAACAGGGACTATCGTAATAGAAAGCAGCGCTCCTACTAGCATGGCAAAGGTTTTGGTGTAAGCTAAAGGGGCAAAAAGCCTTTCTTCTTGACCGGTGAGCGCAAAAATTGGCAAGAAAGAAACCACGATGATCATTAAAGCAAAAAATATCGCGCCCCCCACATGCTTAACCCCTTGCATGATGGCATTAACCCTTTGGATATCATCTTTTGTATCAATGTGTTGCAAATGCTTGTGAGCGTTCTCCACCATCACAATAGCCGCATCCACCATCGCCCCTATAGCGATCGCAATGCCCCCTAAACTCATGATGCTCGCTTCAATATTGAAATAACGCATGAGCAAGAAGCTAATACACACGCTTAAAGGCAGAGTGATAATCACCACTAAAGCACTCCTGAAATGCAGTAAAAAAATCGCAATAATGACTAGCACAATGACGCTTTCTTCTATGAGCGTGTGGATCAAATTGTCAATGCCTTTTTCAATCAATTCGCTCCTGTCATACACGCTGGTGATTTTCACATCAGGGTTACTCGCTTGTAGGGTGGCGATTTTTTCTTTAATGGCTTTAAGCACCTTGTAAGTGTCAGCGTGATAGCGCACCATAACAATCCCCCCCACCACTTCCTTATCGCCATTGAGATTGGCAGCCCCTCGGCGTGGTTTTGGCGCTAGCCTAACACTGGCTATATCTTTAATCTTTAAAGGGATAGCCCCTTCTTTTTTAATGACAATTTCTTCTAAATCCTTCAAAGATTGGATATAACCATGCGATCTTATGATTTTTTCAAACCCGTTTTCTAAAATAACCCCCCCACCGGTATCGTTATTGGAATTTTTAATCGCGTTAGCGACTTGATCTAAACTCAAGTTATAACGGATCAAAGAATCGTTTTGAAGCGTTACTTCATAATCTTTTACAAAGCCCCCCACGCTTGCGACCTCACTCACCCCATCAACCCCCAAAAGCGCATAGCGGTAATAAAAATCTTGCAAGACTTTCAAATCGCTTAAATTCTTGCTATCGCTAGATAGAGCGTATTGATACGCCCATCCAATAGAAGTGGAATCGCTCCCTATTTCCACTTTAGCGTCCTTGGGGAGGTTACTCACTCGGTTTAATTGCTCTAAAACCCTGTCTCTAGCCCAATACAAATTGACGCCGTCTTTAAAAATGATGTAAATCAAGCCGCTTTCATAGCTAGAAATCCCCCTAACCGTGTCAATGTTAGCGATACTCATGAAAGTAGAAACTAACGGGTAAGTAACCTGTTCTT
It encodes:
- the azlC gene encoding azaleucine resistance protein AzlC; its protein translation is MHDFLKAFKDAFPHTISIFLGYLLMGMTFGMLLVQHGYDYKVALFMSLFIYAGAVQFVAITLLSAQASLMNVVIVSLLVNARQTCYALSMLDRFKNTQWRLPYLAHALTDETFALLNLYAPKEGVSEKDFIFSISLLNHSYWIFGSLVGSLVGSHFSFDTQGMEFVMTAIFIVLFMEQYKRTTNHKNAWLGIIIAVVCLALFGTEYFLLIALVLMVLVLILFRKRLEC
- a CDS encoding branched-chain amino acid transporter permease; amino-acid sequence: MLMHSILIILVIILTTYFTRIWPFMVFNSKNPPNDFVRYLGRALSCSVIGMLVIYCFKDIHILKPPYGINEITAFLSVILLHRIFKVFVLSITLPTILYMVLVQSHALEKVFFNIHVS
- a CDS encoding efflux RND transporter permease subunit, encoding MIEKIIDLSVKNKLLTTLVTLLIFLASLWAIKSVRLDALPDLSPAQVVVQITYPNQSPKIVQEQVTYPLVSTFMSIANIDTVRGISSYESGLIYIIFKDGVNLYWARDRVLEQLNRVSNLPKDAKVEIGSDSTSIGWAYQYALSSDSKNLSDLKVLQDFYYRYALLGVDGVSEVASVGGFVKDYEVTLQNDSLIRYNLSLDQVANAIKNSNNDTGGGVILENGFEKIIRSHGYIQSLKDLEEIVIKKEGAIPLKIKDIASVRLAPKPRRGAANLNGDKEVVGGIVMVRYHADTYKVLKAIKEKIATLQASNPDVKITSVYDRSELIEKGIDNLIHTLIEESVIVLVIIAIFLLHFRSALVVIITLPLSVCISFLLMRYFNIEASIMSLGGIAIAIGAMVDAAIVMVENAHKHLQHIDTKDDIQRVNAIMQGVKHVGGAIFFALMIIVVSFLPIFALTGQEERLFAPLAYTKTFAMLVGALLSITIVPVLMVWLIKGRILEESKNPINAFFMKIYGVSLKVVLKFRYAFLIASVVGLGGLYLAYKKLNWEFIPQINEGVIMYMPVTLNGVGIDTALEYLKKSNSAIKRLDFVKQVFGKVGRANTSTDAAGLGMIETYIELKPQNEWKEKLSYKEVRDKLEKTLQLKGLTNSWTYPIRGRTDMLLTGIRTPLGIKLYGNDTDKLQELAILMEQQLKTLKESLSVFAERSNNGYYITLDLNDENLARYGINKSAVLDAIKFALGGATLTTMIKGVESYPISLRLEDTERNTIEKLKNLYIKTAYNYMPLRELARIYYDNSPAVLKSEKGLNVNFIYIVPQNGISSDAYRQLAIKALEKIQLPNGYYYEFSGESQYLEEAFKTLQYIVPVSVFIIFILIVFALKNLTNSLLCFFTLPFAFLGGLIFMNLMGFNMSVAALVGFLALLGVASETAIVMIIYLEDAFQKFIKTPLKEQNSAALKEAIMHGAVLRVRPKLMTFFSILASLIPIMYSHGTGSEIMKSIAAPMLGGMISSVVLTLFIIPTAYFVIKNARVRKHEY